Proteins found in one Mangifera indica cultivar Alphonso chromosome 15, CATAS_Mindica_2.1, whole genome shotgun sequence genomic segment:
- the LOC123197990 gene encoding LEAF RUST 10 DISEASE-RESISTANCE LOCUS RECEPTOR-LIKE PROTEIN KINASE-like 1.3 isoform X3 produces the protein MALHLSPNLCLFSTITIIFILVQVPTCVSTIDAKYENCSAPFRCANLENLEYPFWGVGRREFCGHPVYELNCQGEVAEITIRAKNYGVIYRVLEVNNVSWTLTVAIEDYWDNICPTSPVTGTIDPRFFNYTSDTENVTLYYGCPPLGDDISVLLPLKFNCSPEETDTNNYYFIWGDDAANSMLTGDVIAAISIYFGGCARNVTIPGRLSVFPFLNYTAAANVSEALREGFDLQWDANNSLCDKCKNSGGLCGYDPDTDEFICYCRDKPYPLTCSSKADGKAEKTNSRKAGEVHDIVIGALVASGAVAIFLVCCCIYIVLRRRKNVAQYKRRDVQTLASGTSSTSTTSFSKSISSHPYTKSDLEKGSTYFGAQVFTYAELEQATDNFDSSKELGDGGFGTVYYGELKDGRSVAVKRLYENTVRRVEQFKNEIEILTRLRHPNLVALYGCTSRHSRELLLVYEYIPNGTVADHLHGSRANSGLLTWPIRLNIAIETAKALAFLHVSDVIHRDVKTNNILLDDNFHVKVADFGLSRFFPDNVTHVSTAPQGTPGYVDPEYYQCYQLTEKSDVYSFGVVLMELISSLEAVDTNRHRHDINLSNMAVSRIQNHALQELVDPSLGFENNYTVRNMITSAAELAFRCLQQDREVRPSMQEILQVLKEIQNQQFGTQKAEEVDFYSTDDSVLLRISPPPLSSPDSGGNDKWMKIRTL, from the exons ATGGCTCTTCATCTCTCTCCAAACCTCTGCTTGTTCTCCACCATCACCATAATCTTCATCTTAGTCCAAGTCCCAACATGTGTGTCAACCATCGATGCGAAATATGAAAATTGTAGCGCCCCTTTTCGCTGTGCAAACTTGGAGAATCTCGAATACCCTTTTTGGGGAGTGGGTAGGCGAGAGTTTTGTGGGCACCCGGTTTATGAGTTGAACTGCCAAGGCGAGGTTGCAGAGATCACTATCAGGGCGAAAAACTACGGAGTAATCTACAGAGTGCTGGAAGTAAATAACGTTTCTTGGACTCTCACAGTTGctatagaagattactgggatAACATTTGTCCCACAAGCCCTGTCACTGGTACTATTGATCCCAGGTTCTTTAATTATACCTCCGATACAGAAAATGTAACGCTGTATTATGGTTGTCCTCCTCTTGGAGATGACATCTCCGTGCTGCTTCCCTTAAAGTTTAATTGCAGCCCTGAAGAGACAGACACCAATAATTACTATTTCATATGGGGCGACGATGCTGCGAATAGTATGTTAACAGGTGACGTGATAGCAGCCATTAGCATTTACTTCGGAGGTTGTGCCAGAAACGTTACTATTCCGGGGAGATTGTCAGTATTTCCATTCTTAAATTATACAGCTGCGGCAAATGTGAGTGAAGCTCTTAGAGAGGGCTTTGATTTGCAATGGGACGCAAATAATAGCTTATGTGACAAATGTAAAAACTCAGGTGGACTGTGTGGATATGACCCTGATACTGATGAATTCATTTGTTATTGTCGTGATAAGCCTTATCCCTTGACTTGTTCCTCAAAAG CAGATGGAAAGGCAGAGAAAACAAATTCCAGAAAAGCAG GTGAAGTTCATGATATAGTCATTGGTGCATTAGTAGCAAGTGGAGCTGTTGCTATATTTCTGGTATGCTGTTGTATATACATCGTTCTGCGGAGGAGGAAAAATGTAGCCCAGTACAAAAGAAGAGACGTGCAAACTCTTGCTTCAGGCACAAGCTCAACTAGCACAACGAGTTTTTCCAAAAGCATCTCTTCTCACCCCTACACAAAATCTGACCTTGAAAAAGGCAGCACCTACTTTGGAGCTCAGGTCTTTACCTATGCTGAACTTGAACAGGCTACTGACAATTTCGACTCATCGAAGGAGCTTGGAGATGGGGGCTTCGGAACTGTTTATTATG GTGAACTCAAAGATGGGCGCTCAGTTGCTGTAAAGCGCTTGTATGAGAACACTGTCAGAAGGGTCGAGCAGTTCAAGAATGAAATTGAGATTCTGACTCGCTTGCGACACCCGAATCTTGTGGCACTCTACGGATGCACATCCCGACACAGCCGGGAACTTCTCCTGGTTTATGAGTATATTCCCAATGGAACAGTTGCTGATCATCTCCATGGAAGTCGAGCAAACTCCGGTTTGCTAACTTGGCCTATTCGATTAAACATTGCCATAGAAACAGCCAAGGCACTGGCATTCCTTCATGTCTCGGATGTCATACACCGTGATGTCAAAACCAACAACATTCTTCTGGATGACAACTTCCACGTAAAAGTAGCAGACTTTGGACTGTCAAGATTTTTCCCAGATAATGTTACTCATGTGTCAACTGCTCCCCAGGGAACACCAGGCTATGTCGATCCTGAGTATTATCAATGCTACCAACTCACAGAAAAGAGCGACGTTTACAGCTTCGGAGTGGTTTTAATGGAGCTTATATCATCCTTAGAAGCTGTGGACACCAACAGGCACAgacatgatataaatttatcCAACATGGCAGTCAGCAGAATCCAGAATCATGCATTGCAGGAACTTGTCGATCCATCCCTTGGATTCGAAAACAATTATACTGTAAGAAACATGATAACATCAGCGGCGGAATTGGCTTTCAGGTGTTTGCAGCAAGACAGAGAAGTGAGGCCTTCAATGCAAGAAATTCTGCAGGTTTTGAAAGAGATTCAGAATCAACAATTCGGTACCCAGAAAGCAGAAGAAGTAGATTTTTACAGTACCGATGATTCGGTGCTGCTGAGGATTTCTCCTCCGCCCCTTTCATCACCGGACTCCGGTGGCAATGATAAGTGG ATGAAGATAAGAACACTATAA
- the LOC123197990 gene encoding LEAF RUST 10 DISEASE-RESISTANCE LOCUS RECEPTOR-LIKE PROTEIN KINASE-like 1.3 isoform X2: protein MALHLSPNLCLFSTITIIFILVQVPTCVSTIDAKYENCSAPFRCANLENLEYPFWGVGRREFCGHPVYELNCQGEVAEITIRAKNYGVIYRVLEVNNVSWTLTVAIEDYWDNICPTSPVTGTIDPRFFNYTSDTENVTLYYGCPPLGDDISVLLPLKFNCSPEETDTNNYYFIWGDDAANSMLTGDVIAAISIYFGGCARNVTIPGRLSVFPFLNYTAAANVSEALREGFDLQWDANNSLCDKCKNSGGLCGYDPDTDEFICYCRDKPYPLTCSSKDGKAEKTNSRKAGEVHDIVIGALVASGAVAIFLVCCCIYIVLRRRKNVAQYKRRDVQTLASGTSSTSTTSFSKSISSHPYTKSDLEKGSTYFGAQVFTYAELEQATDNFDSSKELGDGGFGTVYYGELKDGRSVAVKRLYENTVRRVEQFKNEIEILTRLRHPNLVALYGCTSRHSRELLLVYEYIPNGTVADHLHGSRANSGLLTWPIRLNIAIETAKALAFLHVSDVIHRDVKTNNILLDDNFHVKVADFGLSRFFPDNVTHVSTAPQGTPGYVDPEYYQCYQLTEKSDVYSFGVVLMELISSLEAVDTNRHRHDINLSNMAVSRIQNHALQELVDPSLGFENNYTVRNMITSAAELAFRCLQQDREVRPSMQEILQVLKEIQNQQFGTQKAEEVDFYSTDDSVLLRISPPPLSSPDSGGNDKWVRSSSTPSASY from the exons ATGGCTCTTCATCTCTCTCCAAACCTCTGCTTGTTCTCCACCATCACCATAATCTTCATCTTAGTCCAAGTCCCAACATGTGTGTCAACCATCGATGCGAAATATGAAAATTGTAGCGCCCCTTTTCGCTGTGCAAACTTGGAGAATCTCGAATACCCTTTTTGGGGAGTGGGTAGGCGAGAGTTTTGTGGGCACCCGGTTTATGAGTTGAACTGCCAAGGCGAGGTTGCAGAGATCACTATCAGGGCGAAAAACTACGGAGTAATCTACAGAGTGCTGGAAGTAAATAACGTTTCTTGGACTCTCACAGTTGctatagaagattactgggatAACATTTGTCCCACAAGCCCTGTCACTGGTACTATTGATCCCAGGTTCTTTAATTATACCTCCGATACAGAAAATGTAACGCTGTATTATGGTTGTCCTCCTCTTGGAGATGACATCTCCGTGCTGCTTCCCTTAAAGTTTAATTGCAGCCCTGAAGAGACAGACACCAATAATTACTATTTCATATGGGGCGACGATGCTGCGAATAGTATGTTAACAGGTGACGTGATAGCAGCCATTAGCATTTACTTCGGAGGTTGTGCCAGAAACGTTACTATTCCGGGGAGATTGTCAGTATTTCCATTCTTAAATTATACAGCTGCGGCAAATGTGAGTGAAGCTCTTAGAGAGGGCTTTGATTTGCAATGGGACGCAAATAATAGCTTATGTGACAAATGTAAAAACTCAGGTGGACTGTGTGGATATGACCCTGATACTGATGAATTCATTTGTTATTGTCGTGATAAGCCTTATCCCTTGACTTGTTCCTCAAAAG ATGGAAAGGCAGAGAAAACAAATTCCAGAAAAGCAG GTGAAGTTCATGATATAGTCATTGGTGCATTAGTAGCAAGTGGAGCTGTTGCTATATTTCTGGTATGCTGTTGTATATACATCGTTCTGCGGAGGAGGAAAAATGTAGCCCAGTACAAAAGAAGAGACGTGCAAACTCTTGCTTCAGGCACAAGCTCAACTAGCACAACGAGTTTTTCCAAAAGCATCTCTTCTCACCCCTACACAAAATCTGACCTTGAAAAAGGCAGCACCTACTTTGGAGCTCAGGTCTTTACCTATGCTGAACTTGAACAGGCTACTGACAATTTCGACTCATCGAAGGAGCTTGGAGATGGGGGCTTCGGAACTGTTTATTATG GTGAACTCAAAGATGGGCGCTCAGTTGCTGTAAAGCGCTTGTATGAGAACACTGTCAGAAGGGTCGAGCAGTTCAAGAATGAAATTGAGATTCTGACTCGCTTGCGACACCCGAATCTTGTGGCACTCTACGGATGCACATCCCGACACAGCCGGGAACTTCTCCTGGTTTATGAGTATATTCCCAATGGAACAGTTGCTGATCATCTCCATGGAAGTCGAGCAAACTCCGGTTTGCTAACTTGGCCTATTCGATTAAACATTGCCATAGAAACAGCCAAGGCACTGGCATTCCTTCATGTCTCGGATGTCATACACCGTGATGTCAAAACCAACAACATTCTTCTGGATGACAACTTCCACGTAAAAGTAGCAGACTTTGGACTGTCAAGATTTTTCCCAGATAATGTTACTCATGTGTCAACTGCTCCCCAGGGAACACCAGGCTATGTCGATCCTGAGTATTATCAATGCTACCAACTCACAGAAAAGAGCGACGTTTACAGCTTCGGAGTGGTTTTAATGGAGCTTATATCATCCTTAGAAGCTGTGGACACCAACAGGCACAgacatgatataaatttatcCAACATGGCAGTCAGCAGAATCCAGAATCATGCATTGCAGGAACTTGTCGATCCATCCCTTGGATTCGAAAACAATTATACTGTAAGAAACATGATAACATCAGCGGCGGAATTGGCTTTCAGGTGTTTGCAGCAAGACAGAGAAGTGAGGCCTTCAATGCAAGAAATTCTGCAGGTTTTGAAAGAGATTCAGAATCAACAATTCGGTACCCAGAAAGCAGAAGAAGTAGATTTTTACAGTACCGATGATTCGGTGCTGCTGAGGATTTCTCCTCCGCCCCTTTCATCACCGGACTCCGGTGGCAATGATAAGTGGGTAAGAAGCTCTAGTACTCCCTCTGCTTCCTACTAA